A region from the Canis lupus familiaris isolate Mischka breed German Shepherd chromosome 3, alternate assembly UU_Cfam_GSD_1.0, whole genome shotgun sequence genome encodes:
- the STARD4 gene encoding stAR-related lipid transfer protein 4 isoform X3: protein MTSMDILEHFEENCCVMRYTTAGQLWNIISPREFVDFSYTVDYEDGLLSCGLSVDWSEQRPEFIRGFNHPCGWFCVPRKDNPQQSLLTGYIQTDLRGMIPQSAVDTAMASTLISFYVDLRKALQKA from the exons ATGACTTCAATGGATATTCTGGAACACTTTGAAGAG AATTGCTGTGTGATGCGCTACACTACGGCTGGTCAGCTTTGGAATATAATTTCCCCTCGAGAGTTTGTGGATTTCTCCTACACCGTGGACTACGAAGACGGGCTTTTGTCCTGTG GGCTAAGTGTTGACTGGAGTGAACAGAGACCAGAGTTTATTCGTGGGTTTAACCATCCCTGTGGCTGGTTCTGCGTTCCACGTAAAGACAATCCACAGCAGAGTCTCTTGACGGGCTATATTCAGACGGATCTGCGTGGGATGATCCCGCAGTCTGCGGTCGATACAGCCATGGCAAGCACTTTAATCAGCTTCTATGTGGATTTACGAAAAGCCCTACAGAAGGCCTAA